A single Ptiloglossa arizonensis isolate GNS036 chromosome 2, iyPtiAriz1_principal, whole genome shotgun sequence DNA region contains:
- the LOC143143130 gene encoding helicase domino-like isoform X5 produces MSDKQTAPTLPPLSGGGGNNGGSNGGAPQQTVSLQQVLATAQGLNVLTTSAGQQFVITSQVPGLTQVIPSNATSNANIQQVGVTRIVNISGTSPRASPVGVAGASSSPLASPSRQNSPKVVLATSPKLVRTSMGNMFVAPTSQASMQSPPARKKLKLTDSTEKPTVGADDTMSYRRKIMEHKMKRMRAIREKYAENASELFFLHAGGNMMDFQAWRKRPPPSTPQYLHFLREHRLDPDDDDEDLTVPLPAISEIPLTPTVTTTVSTIVPVSQCTEVKVSGMNVTPVAVSTTLPAAVAQLNQQGSAPIVPGSPKPITTIAASPVADKLSTTATTITTTTTTTTVTITPTSTLTATTTTTTAKTSTAPIVAPTQPVVKLVKLPASNAATSCDITNNQEQIVEKAKQEAYVMQRIAELQREGLWSERRLPKVQEPPRTKAHWDYLLEEMVWLAADFAQERKWKKAAAKKCARMVQKYFQEKAIQAQKAEKSQELRLKKIASFIAKEIKTFWTNVEKLVEYKQQTRLEEKRKQALDQHLNFIVGQTEKYSTWLTEGLNKTDGSQSIPASMNSSRISSPIPPGKSHSDEDFQPNQSSDDDEETIAKAEEELKSVTNHKEEVELLKKESEIPLEDLLKDLPPNYLEDRSKSLSPMPKETTVEENEKTTDGDTDFVAASDESSDEEETIMEQEKLEENADYKQELDDLKAENEMSIDDLMAKYGNISDVPMDVDQDPGQESDKESTKEDEGQENEDESTSNESESEESDNEVGEQESQTQSDNEADIGLKSLLEDISMEKSAVDKTADMDHSEAHNEMDNVAALAESIQPKGNTLLTTSVVTKIPFLLKHLLREYQHIGLDWLVTMYDRKLNGILADEMGLGKTIQTIALLAHLACEKGNWGPHLVIVPTSVMLNWEMECKKWCPGFKILTYYGTQKERKQKRTGWTKPNAFHICITSYKLVIQDHQSFRRKKWKYLILDEAQNIKNFKSQRWQLLLNFQTQRRLLLTGTPLQNNLMELWSLMHFLMPNVFQSHREFKEWFSNPVTGMIEGNSEYNENIIRRLHKVLRPFLLRRLKTEVEKQLPKKYEHVLMCRLSKRQRYLYDDFMSRAKTKETLASGNLLSVINVLMQLRKVCNHPNLFEVRPTVSPFQMETIEYVTASLIWSALDYDPFKHIDLSSINLLLCDLEFTLTAFAAHRVRRLQTPRKLIEEIDSQPEPPPRCPPGKIKINVRLSNQVKPPTAPQQTQTKLKNFAGILPTPRVGTSPLIKTINNQSTTGPGVTLRVATGQQLQGYSVQLVQHQGSVKVSFPVMTPSGQRLTVLSKSLMGLSTSATTVNKVVGGVVTTTSGASGRPVMRVPPLNVTASQVQSPAGNGQSPQQSIRCGIVTRHAQKESEKAQTKERPKSEFYLPQLEEERKQRRQAKLRLLAKINERRCAACPLYGEDLFMALRIGKPATACRWHNGWVHCASAKDNARTRKQYFSRTEALAEAISSTEQIVEELKEVFERFVVHVPAVCAPTPRFHVSHPPPHKLFSQRRMQIELQRQLSPKFALFHPVASAMMTQFPDPRLIQYDCGKLQSLDRLLRKLKSGNHRVLIFTQMTRMLDVLEAFLNFHGHIYLRLDGTTRVDQRQVLMERFNGDKRIFCFILSTRSGGVGVNLTGADTVIFYDSDWNPTMDAQAQDRCHRIGQTRDVHIYRLVSEKTVEENILKKANQKRLLGDLAIEGGNFTTAYFKSSTIQDLFNIDQTENDATTRMAEVLEQNRDREKYLQKDGQGSSQNVEDKVAMGALESALAAAEEDLDVQAAKTAKAEAVADLAEFDENIPLDDADKDDMQVSKAELEVQNLVSQLTPIERYAMKFVEESEGAFSAAQLAAAERELEEQKKEWELDRLRALREEEERRMRLADDDEKPLTFGREDAQNQVNSASNSKKLVNKRLPPNRRRRRRSRRNNSKSAQESDSESETTTESESESQEDVVEDSLDEESSHTESQSQGDEDDEEEEEEEEEEEEEEEEEEEGANDQNDSERGGYRKRKNRSNKSFSQNHFDLNSPRTRSRGNVKINLWTLDVSPILPGIKPKCRGRASNLRKQRELEMRMKAEQSFVLPLPPSSSSPKKLINANTSSKPDDEHGATTLKVSTPDSKLVDAESRKLSSPTKALAESVENCKTVVNHCGVAISSLPRGKFRKSVDAKEEFNPVVRLNTLDTETSLRSDDSASSASEQRNASEFNETDTVKIDVNSTMNRLDAPSVCIARSVHKSTVQCNDLGNDTTCSEDSENLDPSFISQSRSSCSSAVESGTLKMIFDAELTEEINVSENSLTASLKSERVVQSVEEAAGKLREPVSENLNGNKRNGRLKEDHSEDETVEVTVGDDENVAKSDSRIPSLVGTNADEPLTSKEQSDDTVLNSNAKNAFVNENVSFSVIETSSSQEVGSKEKKFVKLDEDDDKVESMCSNDDKSPPTSSAQYLDSSDSAEFDTNVDGKLKFRKPDAGSSYGMTTRSAKTIVAVDSFESKETDVQVSSSEPSESRQNQDGELTNSNVVVTRKETNKVALIRRPDTPRPNVEQGRITRSSAGRSLTPPPSNSPTKSIHRRRPDTPLPEFLRSSPRPVTRSTATVNSPVRNEEQNTVTSYEKPTTRSSRSLDNGFANPVLPFRRSSSIPPMKPSSDTKDGGGSPIASRSKRTSESSSVNVSTVKRRPDTPVPTVEQASRVTRSGLSFTLNSGKSSPNHVSPLRTSKHVRKGDPPPSCDSKIQEASLSPIKTETLNTDSNGNAVAAEDFAKQDDTSFTESNEKPQRTAKVVAILTLDTRSNHNNKASGSVHGKTSNCSITDAKTMKKNTDTNSNASESPTKNCLMRISDVTSNCKLDAWCGPGLDTGSRDHRVASNVLSNVASTYTNSAKKSSTVNKSASPLNSKLKTDKVPLPVQSTVIALVDLDNDPNYDSSDGSKRLRRKIKRTRLTSFAKPLMTTGKTANETQMDDEEEQIPPSKKSVRSQLSPPPPPTPPPSQTAQLEKISSGTVS; encoded by the exons ATGAGTGATAAGCAGACTGCACCTACTTTGCCGCCCCTTAGCGGGGGTGGAGGAAACAATGGGGGAAGCAACGGAGGTGCACCGCAACAAACTGTTAGTTTGCAGCAAGTTCTTGCCACTGCTCAAGGGCTTAATGTTCTCACGACTAGTGCTGGACAACAGTTTGTTATTACTTCACAGGTTCCTGGCCTTACACAG GTTATACCAAGCAATGCAACATCAAATGCAAATATTCAACAAGTTGGCGTTACAAGAATTGTTAATATTAGTGGCACATCTCCACGTGCAAGTCCTGTGGgagttgcaggtgcaagtagttCACCTCTTGCATCTCCTTCTCGCCAGAATTCACCAAAAGTTGTTTTAGCAACATCACCAAAACTTGTTCGAACTTCTATGGGAAACATGTTTGTCGCACCAACATCTCAAGCCTCTATGCAGTCACCACCTGCAAGAAAAAAGTTGAAGTTAACCGATTCCACTGAAAAACCTACTGTAGGTGCTGATGATACAATGAgctatagaagaaaaattatggaACACAAAATGAAAAGAATGCGTGCAATAAGGGAGAAATATGCTGAAAATGCGTCAGAATTATTCTTTCTTCATGCTGGAGGAAATATGATGGATTTTCAAGCTTGGAGGAAAAGACCACCGCCATCAACACCTCAATATCTGCATTTTTTACGTGAACATAGATTGGATCCAGATGATGATGATGAAGATTTAACAGTGCCACTGCCAGCAATATCAGAAATTCCATTAACACCTACAGTGACAACAACTGTTTCCACAATAGTTCCTGTGAGTCAGTGTACAGAAGTAAAAGTCTCTGGTATGAATGTTACACCAGTTGCAGTATCCACAACATTGCCTGCTGCAGTAGCTCAACTTAATCAACAAG GGAGCGCACCAATAGTTCCAGGTTCACCAAAGCCTATAACAACAATAGCAGCTAGTCCTGTAGCAGATAAATTGTCTACAACAGCTACAACTATTACAACaaccactaccactactactgTAACTATTACTCCTACATCTACCCTTACTGCAACTACTACAACTACTACAGCAAAAACATCTACTGCGCCTATTGTTGCTCCTACCCAACCTGTTGTAAAACTTGTTAAGCTACCTGCCTCTAATGCGGCTACATCATGTGATATCACGAATAACCAAGAACAaattgtagaaaaggcaaaacag GAAGCATATGTTATGCAGAGGATTGCTGAGTTGCAACGTGAGGGATTATGGTCAGAAAGAAGATTACCCAAAGTACAGGAACCGCCTCGTACAAAGGCTCATTGGGATTATTTATTAGAGGAGATGGTTTGGTTAGCCGCTGACTTTGCTCAAGAACGAAAGTGGAAGAAAGCTGCAGCGAAAAAATGTGCGCGCATggtacagaaatattttcaagaaaaagcAATTCAAGCACAAAAAGCTGAAAAATCACAAGAATTAAGGTTAAAGAAGATTGCTAGTTTTATTGCAAAAGAAATCAAAACGTTTTGGACTAATGTTGAAAAG ttGGTGGAATATAAACAACAAACGAGGctcgaagaaaaaaggaaacaggCGTTAGATcaacatttaaattttattgttgGGCAAACAGAGAAATACTCAACATGGCTGACAGAAGGACTTAATAAAACTGACGGTTCTCAAAGTATACCAGCCTCTATGAATAGTTCGCGAATATCTTCACCGATTCCGCCTGGCAAATCTCATTCTGATG AGGACTTCCAACCAAACCAAAGTTCAGACGATGACGAAGAAACTATAGCTAAAGCAGAAGAAGAATTAAAGTCTGTAACAAATCATAAAGAAGAAGTTGAGCTGTTAAAGAAGGAATCGGAAATACCATTAGAAGATCTTCTAAAAGATTTACCACCCAATTACTTGGAAGACAGGAGTAAAAGCTTATCACCTATGCCAAAAGAAACAACAGTGGAG GAGAATGAAAAGACAACAGATGGGGATACGGATTTTGTTGCGGCATCGGACGAATCCTCGGATGAAGAAGAAACTATTATGGAACaagaaaaattggaagaaaatgCAGATTATAAACAAGAATTGGACGATCTTaaa GCTGAAAATGAAATGTCTATTGACGATCTTATGGCCAAATATGGCAATATATCGGATGTTCCAATGGATGTCGATCAAGATCCTGGTCAAG AGTCGGATAAAGAAAGCACGAAAGAAGATGAAGGTCAAGAGAATGAGGATGAATCTACCAGTAACGAAAGTGAAAGTGAAGAAAGCGATAATGAAGTCGGAGAGCAAGAGTCTCAAACACAAAGCGATAATGAAGCTGATATTGGACTTAAATCTCTTTTAGAAGATATATCTATGGAGAAATCTGCAGTTGACAAG ACTGCAGACATGGATCACTCAGAAGCTCACAATGAAATGGATAACGTGGCGGCATTGGCAGAAAGTATTCAACCTAAGGGGAATACTTTACTTACTACCAGT GTTGTTACAAAAATTCCGTTCCTTTTAAAACATCTTCTCCGAGAATATCAACACATAGGATTGGATTGGCTTGTTACGATGTATGATAGAAAATTGAATGGCATTTTGGCTGATGAAATGGGTTTGGGTAAAACTATACAAACAATTGCTTTGCTCGCACATCTAGCGTGTGAAAAAGGTAACTGGGGTCCACATCTTGTAATAGTACCAACATCTGTAATGCTTAATTGGGAAATGGAGTGTAAAAAATGGTGCCCTGGCTTTAAGATTTTGACTTACTACGGaacacagaaagaaagaaagcaaaAGAGAACAG GTTGGACAAAACCTAATGCTTTTCACATATGTATAACATCGTATAAATTGGTTATACAGGatcatcaaagttttagaaGGAAAAAGTGGAAATATCTGATATTGGATGAAGCtcagaatattaaaaattttaagtcaCAGAGGTGGCAATTGCTACTGAATTTTCAAACACAgag GCGATTATTGCTTACCGGTACACCTCTTCAGAATAATTTGATGGAGCTGTGGTCTTTGATGCATTTTTTAATGCCAAATGTATTTCAGTCGCATagagaatttaaagaatggttcagcAACCCCGTTACAGGAATGATAGAAGGAAACAGCGAatacaatgaaaatattattcgtcgtCTACATAAG GTCTTACGGCCCTTTTTATTGCGAAGATTGAAGACAGAAGTAGAAAAACAATTACCTAAAAAGTACGAGCATGTTCTTATGTGCCGTTTGTCAAAACGACAGCGATATCTATACGATGATTTTATGTCTAGAGCAAA gACAAAAGAGACTCTGGCCAGTGGTAATCTACTGAGCGTCATTAATGTATTAATGCAATTGCGGAAAGTGTGTAACCACCCGAACTTATTTGAAGTGAGACCTACAGTGTCACCATTTCAAATGGAAACTATTGAATATGTTACTGCCTCCCTAATATGGAGTGCTCTTGATTACGATCCATTTAAG CATATCGACTTATCTAGTATTAACCTTTTATTATGCGATTTGGAGTTTACCCTTACTGCATTTGCGGCACATAGAGTAAGACGATTGCAGACGCCACGAAAGCTTATAGAAGAAATAGATAGTCAGCCGGAACCGCCGCCGAGATGTCCACctggaaaaattaaaatcaacgTTAGATTGTCTAATCAAGTTAAACCGCCAACTGCGCCTCAACAAACTCAAACAAAgttaaaaaatttcgctggcaTATTACCTACTCCAAGGGTTGGGACATCCCCtttaataaaaacaataaaCAATCAAAGCACAACAGGACCGG GTGTTACATTAAGAGTAGCAACTGGTCAACAATTACAAGGATATTCGGTACAGTTAGTGCAGCATCAGGGTAGTGTAAAAG TTTCGTTTCCAGTAATGACGCCAAGCGGGCAACGTTTAACAGTTTTATCAAAATCTTTGATGGGCCTATCTACCTCGGCAACTACAGTAAATAAAGTTGTAGGGGGAGTAGTAACAACCACAAGTGGGGCAAGTGGAAGGCCCGTAATGAGAGTGCCACCTCTGAACGTTACTGCTTCTCAAGTGCAATCCCCTGCTGGTAATGGACAATCGCCACAACAATCGATTCGTTGTGGCATTGTTACCAGACACGCACAAAAAGAATCTGAAAAGGCACAAACGAAAGAACGTCCAAAGTCTGAGTTTTATCTG CCACAATTAGAAGAAGAACGGAAACAAAGAAGACAAGCCAAACTTCGTCTTCTCGCGAAAATCAACGAAAGAAGATGCGCAGCATGTCCTCTGTACGGGGAAGATTTGTTTATGGCATTGCGAATTGGAAAACCAGCTACAGCATGTCGATGGCATAATGGTTGGGTTCATTGCGCCAGTGCTAAAGACAATGCCCgtacacgaaagcaatatttTTCTCGCACAGAAGCACTCGCGGAGGCGATCAGTAGTACAGAACAAATCGTCGAAGAGCTTAAAGAAGTTTTTGAAAG ATTCGTTGTTCATGTTCCTGCTGTGTGCGCGCCCACGCCACGTTTCCATGTTTCTCATCCACCTCCACATAAATTGTTCAGTCAACGACGTATGCAAATAGAATTGCAACGTCAATTATCTCCGAAATTTGCATTGTTCCATCCAGTAGCTAGTGCAATGATGACTCAGTTCCCAGATCCCAGATTGATACAGTACGACTGCGGGAAATTACAATCCTTGGATCGACTTCTCAGGAAGCTTAAGTCTGGGAATCACAgagttttaatttttacacaaatGACAAGAATGTTGGACGTCCTGGAAGCTTTTCTTAATTTCCATGGCCATATATATTTGCGTTTAGATGGTACTACAAGGGTAGATCAACGACAG GTTTTGATGGAGAGATTTAACGGCGACAAACGAATATTCTGTTTTATTTTGTCAACGAGATCCGGAGGCGTGGGTGTGAATCTTACAGGAGCAGACACCGTTATATTTTATGACAGCGATTGGAATCCTACGATGGATGCTCAAGCACAAGATAGGTGTCATAGAATAGGTCAAACACGGGATGTACATATCTACAG ATTAGTAAGCGAAAAGACCGTGGAAGAAAATATTCTGAAAAAAGCCAATCAAAAAAGACTACTCGGAGATTTAGCTATCGAGGGTGGTAACTTCACAACAGCTTATTTCAAGAGC TCTACGATTCAAGATCTCTTTAACATCGATCAAACGGAGAACGATGCGACAACACGGATGGCCGAAGTGTTGGAACAGAATCGAGATCGCGAGAAATATCTGCAGAAGGACGGTCAAGGATCGTCTCAGAATGTGGAGGATAAAGTGGCGATGGGTGCACTGGAAAGTGCCCTTGCTGCCGCTGAGGAGGACCTCGACGTCCAAGCTGCGAAGACTGCCAAAGCAGAGGCTGTCGCCGATTTGGCGGAATTCGACGAAAATATACCTTTGGATGACGCGGATAAGGACGATATGCAAGTCAGCAAGGCTGAGCTCGAAGTACAAAACTTGGTATCTCAG CTCACACCCATAGAACGTTACGCGATGAAGTTCGTCGAGGAATCGGAAGGTGCTTTCTCCGCGGCACAGCTTGCAGCAGCGGAACGCGAGCTGGAGGAGCAGAAGAAAGAGTGGGAGTTGGATCGGCTGCGAGCGTTGCGCGAGGAGGAAGAGAGACGAATGCGGTTGGCCGATGACGATGAGAAACCATTGACGTTCGGACGCGAGGACGCGCAGAATCAGGTTAATAGTGCTAGTAATTCTAAGAAATTAGTGAATAAGAGACTCCCGCCGaatagaaggaggaggaggaggtcgcGTAGGAATAATAGTAAAAGTGCTCAGGAATCGGATAGTGAATCCGAGACCACCACAGAGTCAGAATCAGAGTCTCAAGAGGACGTTGTGGAAGATAGCCTCGACGAAGAATCGAGTCACACCGAGAGTCAAAGTCAGGGTgatgaggatgacgaagaggaggaggaggaggaggaggaagaagaggaagaggaggaggaggaggaagagggggCGAACGATCAAAACGATTCCGAGAGAGGGGGTTATCGGAAACGTAAGAACCGTTCGAACAAATCGTTCAGTCAGAATCACTTTGATCTCAATAGTCCAAGAACGAGATCTAGAGGTAACGTGAAGATAAATCTATGGACGTTGGACGTGAGTCCGATTTTGCCCGGTATAAAGCCCAAGTGTCGTGGTAGGGCCAGCAATCTTCGCAAGCAACGCGAGCTCGAAATGAGAATGAAAGCGGAGCAGAGCTTTGTTTTGCCGTTGCCTCCCTCTTCGTCGAGCCCTAAGAAATTGATCAACGCGAATACGTCGAGTAAGCCGGACGACGAACACGGTGCTACGACTCTGAAAGTATCGACACCGGATTCGAAACTCGTGGACGCGGAGAGTAGAAAACTCTCCTCGCCTACGAAAGCCTTGGCCGAGAGCGTCGAGAATTGCAAAACGGTCGTGAATCACTGCGGTGTTGCGATATCGtccttgccgaggggaaaatttCGGAAAAGCGTGGACGCGAAGGAGGAATTTAATCCCGTTGTACGTCTGAACACATTAGACACGGAAACGAGTTTACGTTCGGATGACTCGGCGTCGAGCGCGTCGGAGCAACGTAACGCGTCAGAATTCAACGAGACGGATACGGTTAAAATCGATGTCAATTCGACGATGAATCGGTTAGACGCACCATCGGTATGTATCGCACGGTCCGTGCATAAATCGACAGTGCAGTGTAACGATCTCGGAAACGATACAACCTGTAGCGAAGATTCTGAAAATCTTGACCCCAGTTTTATTTCACAGAGTCGTAGCTCGTGCTCGTCGGCGGTAGAGTCGGGCACTTTGAAAATGATCTTCGACGCCGAACTGACCGAAGAGATCAATGTATCTGAAAATTCGTTGACCGCTTCCTTGAAGAGCGAGAGAGTCGTCCAAAGCGTGGAAGAGGCCGCGGGTAAGTTGCGCGAGCCCGTGTCAGAAAATCTCAACGGTAACAAGAGGAACGGACGTTTAAAAGAGGACCACTCGGAAGACGAGACCGTGGAAGTTACGGTCGGTGACGACGAGAACGTTGCAAAGAGCGACTCAAGGATTCCGAGTCTCGTCGGGACGAACGCGGATGAACCGTTGACGAGTAAGGAGCAATCGGACGACACTGTTTTAAATTCTAACGCGAAGAACGCGTTCGTTAACGAAAATGTATCCTTTTCTGTGATAGAAACAAGCTCTAGTCAGGAGGTCGGCAGTAAAgagaaaaaattcgtaaaattggaCGAAGACGATGACAAGGTGGAGTCGATGTGTAGCAACGACGATAAATCGCCACCTACTTCCTCCGCGCAGTATCTCGATTCGAGCGACTCGGCCGAGTTCGATACGAACGTAGACGGTAAATTGAAGTTTCGTAAACCGGACGCGGGATCATCTTACGGGATGACCACGAGAAGCGCGAAGACGATCGTTGCCGTGGATAGTTTCGAGAGCAAGGAGACCGACGTTCAGGTGTCGTCGAGCGAGCCGAGCGAATCGAGACAGAACCAAGATGGCGAGCTCACGAATTCGAACGTCGTCGTCACGCGCAAAGAGACGAACAAGGTAGCTTTGATCAGGAGACCGGACACACCGAGGCCTAACGTGGAACAGGGCAGGATCACGAGATCGAGTGCTGGCCGTTCGTTGACGCCTCCGCCGAGCAACAGTCCCACGAAATCGATTCACAGAAGACGACCGGACACACCGTTACCGGAGTTCTTGAGATCCTCACCGCGGCCGGTGACAAGGTCCACCGCCACCGTGAATTCGCCGGTACGAAACGAGGAACAGAACACCGTTACGTCTTACGAGAAACCTACGACCCGTAGCTCGAGATCCTTGGACAACGGTTTCGCGAACCCTGTACTTCCGTTTCGTAGAAGTAGCTCGATACCACCGATGAAACCGTCGTCGGACACCAAAGACGGTGGTGGTAGTCCCATCGCGTCCAGGTCGAAAAGGACCAGCGAGTCCTCGAGCGTGAACGTAAGCACGGTGAAGAGACGACCCGACACACCAGTTCCTACCGTCGAACAAGCGTCGAGAGTCACTCGGTCTGGCTTAAGTTTCACGTTGAATTCCGGGAAATCGAGCCCCAATCACGTGTCACCCCTAAGGACTTCGAAACATGTACGTAAGGGGGATCCTCCCCCGTCTTGCGATTCGAAGATACAGGAAGCTTCCCTTTCGCCCATTAAAACGGAAACGTTGAACACGGACTCGAACGGGAACGCCGTGGCCGCCGAGGACTTCGCGAAACAGGACGACACCAGTTTCACGGAATCGAACGAGAAACCTCAACGAACGGCCAAAGTGGTGGCGATACTCACCCTGGACACACGTAGCAATCACAACAACAAAGCGTCCGGTTCTGTTCACGGGAAGACCTCGAATTGCAGCATCACCGACGCGAAAACCATGAAAAAGAATACAGATACGAATTCCAACGCGTCCGAGTCACCGACCAAGAATTGCCTGATGAGGATCTCGGACGTTACATCTAATTGTAAATTAGACGCGTGGTGCGGTCCTGGATTGGACACCGGTTCCAGGGATCATCGCGTGGCCTCGAACGTACTTTCGAACGTAGCAAGTACTTACACGAATTCCGCTAAGAAATCGTCCACGGTGAACAAGAGCGCGTCGCCGTTGAATTCGAAACTTAAAACGGATAAGGTTCCGTTGCCCGTGCAATCGACGGTGATAGCGTTGGTCGATCTGGACAACGACCCCAATTACGACTCGTCCGACGGGTCGAAGAGGTTAAGAAGGAAAATCAAGCGTACGCGGTTAACGTCGTTCGCGAAGCCACTGATGACCACCGGCAAGACGGCGAACGAAACGCAAAtggacgacgaggaggaacaGATACCGCCATCGAAAAAGTCTGTTCGTTCTCAGCTGTCGCCACCACCACCTCCCACCCCTCCTCCTTCGCAGACGGCTCAATTGGAAAAGATAAGCAGCGGCACCGTATCTTGA